One window from the genome of Bacillus tianshenii encodes:
- a CDS encoding YqhR family membrane protein, with the protein MRNHETQNEQLEQNKREQPMSHIGRTATIGFFGGLLWSTIGFIAYYFHFTAFSPAFVLDLFMVGDWKEGALGHLIGILVIAILSIGVAYLYNFILKNIDNVWAGILFGVGLWVIVFFLLKPLFPNVKAVANWELNTIVVTLCLYILYGVFVGYSISFDAKEMAHADQQLKESYSNE; encoded by the coding sequence ATGAGAAATCATGAGACGCAAAACGAACAGCTTGAGCAAAATAAACGCGAGCAGCCAATGTCACATATAGGAAGAACGGCCACAATCGGATTCTTTGGTGGGCTGCTGTGGAGTACAATTGGCTTCATTGCTTATTACTTTCATTTCACAGCATTCAGTCCGGCTTTTGTATTAGATTTGTTTATGGTTGGTGATTGGAAAGAAGGAGCACTTGGGCATTTAATTGGCATATTGGTCATTGCGATTTTGTCAATTGGAGTGGCGTATCTTTACAATTTTATCTTAAAAAATATTGATAATGTATGGGCAGGTATTCTATTTGGTGTTGGATTATGGGTGATTGTTTTCTTTTTACTTAAGCCGCTTTTCCCGAATGTGAAAGCTGTTGCGAATTGGGAGCTTAATACGATTGTGGTAACACTTTGTTTATATATTTTATACGGTGTATTTGTCGGATATTCGATTTCTTTTGATGCGAAAGAAATGGCGCATGCTGACCAACAGCTGAAAGAAAGCTATTCAAACGAGTAG
- the aroQ gene encoding type II 3-dehydroquinate dehydratase, whose translation MRVLVLNGPNLNRLGKREPGIYGSETLADLEEQLRQSATNESIEVEFFQSNHEGELIDCIHDAERFDGIILNAGAFTHYSYAIRDAIASINVPVVEVHISNVHARESFRHHSVISPVVIGQIAGFGFYGYQMAMLALKQYKGKE comes from the coding sequence ATGCGTGTACTTGTATTGAACGGACCTAACCTAAATCGCTTAGGAAAACGTGAACCTGGTATATATGGAAGTGAAACATTAGCCGATTTGGAAGAACAGCTCCGTCAGTCAGCAACGAATGAATCCATTGAAGTTGAATTTTTTCAATCTAATCATGAAGGTGAATTGATTGATTGCATACATGATGCCGAACGTTTTGACGGCATCATTTTAAATGCCGGCGCCTTTACTCATTATAGTTACGCAATTCGAGATGCGATTGCCAGTATCAATGTCCCGGTTGTTGAAGTACATATTTCGAATGTGCATGCGCGTGAATCGTTTCGGCATCACTCTGTCATTTCACCTGTCGTTATTGGACAAATTGCAGGCTTTGGATTCTATGGCTATCAAATGGCTATGCTTGCGCTGAAACAATACAAAGGAAAGGAATGA
- the splB gene encoding spore photoproduct lyase, which produces MNPFVPQLVYIEPGALEYPLGIELRDKFTKMGIEIRETTSHNQVRNLPGENELQKYRNAKSTLVVGVRKTLKFDTSKPSAEYAIPLATGCMGHCHYCYLQTTLGSKPYIRTYVNLEEIFAQAQKYIDERGEELTRFEAACTSDIVGIDHLTHSLKKAIEYIGQTENGRLRFVTKYHHVDHLLDAEHNGKTRFRFSINSRYVIKHFEPGTSPFEQRIEAARKVAQADYPLGFIVAPIYRHDNWKEGYYELFERLERSIGDLNIEDLTFELIQHRFTKPAKRVIQKRYPKSKLEMNEEERKYKWGRYGIGKYVYPTDEAKELEETLRGYIHQFFPQAEIQYFT; this is translated from the coding sequence ATGAACCCGTTCGTCCCACAGCTTGTATATATAGAGCCGGGCGCGTTGGAATATCCGCTTGGTATTGAACTAAGAGATAAATTTACAAAGATGGGAATTGAGATAAGAGAAACGACATCACATAACCAAGTACGTAATTTGCCTGGGGAAAATGAATTGCAAAAATACCGTAATGCTAAATCAACACTTGTCGTTGGTGTTCGGAAGACGTTGAAGTTTGATACATCTAAGCCATCAGCTGAATATGCTATTCCACTTGCGACAGGCTGTATGGGGCATTGTCATTATTGTTACTTACAAACAACACTTGGCTCTAAACCCTATATCAGAACGTATGTCAATTTAGAAGAAATTTTTGCTCAAGCTCAGAAATATATTGATGAACGTGGTGAAGAGCTTACTCGCTTCGAAGCAGCGTGTACAAGTGATATTGTCGGTATTGATCATTTAACACATTCCTTGAAAAAGGCGATTGAATATATCGGGCAGACCGAGAACGGCAGGCTTCGTTTTGTAACAAAATATCATCATGTCGATCACTTGTTAGATGCTGAGCATAACGGTAAGACACGTTTTCGTTTTAGTATTAATTCCCGTTATGTTATTAAACACTTTGAGCCGGGTACATCGCCTTTTGAACAACGGATTGAAGCAGCACGAAAAGTAGCTCAGGCCGATTATCCACTTGGATTTATTGTCGCACCTATTTATCGGCATGATAATTGGAAAGAAGGTTATTATGAATTATTTGAACGACTTGAGAGGTCAATTGGAGATTTAAACATCGAAGATTTGACGTTTGAATTAATTCAGCATCGTTTTACAAAGCCTGCAAAGCGTGTTATTCAAAAGCGTTACCCAAAATCAAAGCTTGAAATGAATGAAGAAGAACGGAAGTATAAATGGGGGCGCTACGGTATCGGAAAGTATGTATATCCGACCGATGAAGCGAAGGAGCTAGAAGAGACATTACGCGGTTATATTCACCAATTCTTCCCTCAAGCAGAGATTCAATACTTCACTTAA
- a CDS encoding SA1362 family protein, producing the protein MFRRSMNPIVMFLISLAVFGLLYKLFTEPMSLLTQLLITAGVVAIFFFIFRMVMNRRYSNSDYAAYRKAAKQSAKLHQSAKPARAPRAARQNRPTSLKSFQKNKFKVKPGKSKFRAPRKKNDPRLTVIEGKKGKKKNRALF; encoded by the coding sequence TTGTTCCGCCGTTCAATGAATCCGATTGTCATGTTTTTGATCAGTCTAGCTGTGTTTGGTTTACTTTATAAATTGTTTACTGAACCAATGTCTTTACTTACGCAGTTGCTCATAACTGCAGGTGTAGTAGCGATTTTCTTCTTTATTTTCCGTATGGTTATGAATCGCCGCTACTCAAATAGCGATTATGCAGCATACCGCAAGGCCGCCAAACAGTCTGCAAAGCTGCATCAATCTGCTAAACCAGCACGAGCACCAAGAGCAGCACGCCAAAACCGTCCAACTTCCTTAAAAAGCTTTCAAAAAAACAAATTTAAAGTAAAGCCAGGCAAATCAAAATTCCGCGCACCACGGAAAAAGAATGATCCACGCTTAACTGTCATTGAAGGTAAAAAAGGCAAAAAGAAGAATCGAGCTCTTTTTTAA
- a CDS encoding patatin-like phospholipase family protein, giving the protein MRVDGVFSGGGMKAIALVGALEVVEERRIQFERLAGTSAGALVAALIAAGYTSSEITELLDDLDTKQFLDAPKTPFLFIKWLRLYWKLGLYKGNELEEWVEERLRQKGIQTFADLPDGKLRIIASNLTRGEMVVLPDDLHKYGLRAGSFSVAKAVRMSCSIPYFFQPVKLYSVNGEKNIIVDGGVLSNFPVWLFMNEKRRPVLGVKLSANMESMPKHRICNGLEMYNALFATMKDAHDARYISSAVEKNIIFIPVSSVVTTEFNMDEEKKHKLMKLGRMRAEAFFKTWSC; this is encoded by the coding sequence GTGCGAGTGGATGGGGTTTTCTCTGGAGGTGGGATGAAAGCAATTGCGCTTGTAGGAGCGCTTGAAGTAGTAGAAGAACGTCGTATTCAGTTTGAACGACTTGCTGGTACGAGTGCAGGGGCGTTAGTTGCCGCATTAATTGCTGCTGGCTATACAAGCTCTGAAATTACTGAGTTGCTCGATGACTTAGATACAAAACAGTTTTTAGATGCTCCAAAAACACCTTTTTTATTTATAAAGTGGTTAAGACTTTATTGGAAGCTTGGTTTATATAAAGGAAATGAATTAGAAGAATGGGTTGAGGAGCGTCTTCGTCAAAAAGGAATTCAAACGTTTGCGGACTTACCAGATGGGAAGCTTCGAATCATAGCGTCCAATTTAACACGCGGGGAGATGGTTGTGCTCCCAGATGACTTGCATAAGTATGGTTTGCGAGCAGGTAGTTTTTCTGTGGCCAAGGCCGTGCGAATGAGCTGTAGTATTCCGTATTTTTTTCAGCCGGTAAAGCTTTATTCGGTGAATGGTGAGAAGAACATCATCGTAGATGGAGGGGTTTTAAGTAACTTTCCTGTGTGGTTGTTCATGAATGAAAAGCGAAGACCTGTGCTTGGCGTAAAGTTAAGTGCAAACATGGAAAGCATGCCAAAGCATCGAATATGCAATGGACTTGAAATGTATAACGCATTGTTTGCGACAATGAAAGATGCGCATGATGCCCGTTATATCTCCTCTGCTGTAGAAAAAAATATCATCTTTATTCCAGTTAGTTCAGTTGTTACAACAGAGTTTAATATGGACGAAGAGAAAAAGCATAAGTTGATGAAGCTTGGAAGAATGCGGGCAGAAGCTTTTTTCAAAACGTGGAGTTGTTAA
- a CDS encoding DUF1385 domain-containing protein → MSKDTPKAYGGQAVVEGVMFAGKHTSVTAIRRTDETIDYLVTDKKPNPVLNKFKRIPFLRGMIAIIEASANGSKHLNFSSERFELDPTEDHTLDKQQGSKLSMVLGVAAVGVLSFLFGKFIFTLTPAFLAEFLRPTFPGHLMQNLLEGFFKLILLLGYIYVISLTPLIKRIFQYHGAEHKVINTYENGMPLTVENVQRHSRLHYRCGSSFILFTVVIGVFVYLLVPTEPLWVRVVNRLALIPVVLGIAFEVLQLTNKVRDIPILRYLGYPGLSLQLLTTKEPKNDQVEVAIASFNKMLEQEQLAEDEKNTRHIG, encoded by the coding sequence ATGTCAAAAGATACGCCAAAGGCTTACGGCGGGCAAGCCGTTGTGGAAGGTGTTATGTTTGCCGGCAAACATACATCTGTCACTGCAATAAGAAGAACAGATGAAACAATTGATTATCTCGTAACAGACAAAAAACCAAATCCCGTTTTGAATAAATTTAAACGAATCCCTTTTTTACGGGGAATGATTGCAATTATTGAAGCAAGCGCAAACGGCTCAAAGCATTTAAATTTTTCAAGTGAACGTTTTGAACTTGACCCAACTGAAGACCATACCCTTGATAAGCAACAAGGTTCCAAGCTTTCAATGGTTCTTGGCGTTGCTGCTGTCGGTGTTCTATCATTCTTGTTCGGAAAGTTCATTTTCACCTTAACACCAGCCTTCTTAGCAGAATTTTTAAGGCCAACTTTCCCGGGACATCTCATGCAAAACTTACTAGAAGGTTTCTTTAAGCTTATTCTGTTGTTAGGGTATATCTACGTAATTTCATTAACGCCGCTTATTAAGCGTATCTTCCAATATCATGGTGCTGAACATAAAGTGATTAATACGTATGAAAATGGCATGCCGTTAACAGTTGAAAATGTACAGCGTCATTCACGTCTCCATTACCGGTGCGGTAGTAGCTTTATTCTCTTTACCGTCGTTATCGGTGTGTTCGTTTACTTACTTGTACCAACAGAGCCTCTTTGGGTAAGAGTCGTGAATCGTCTTGCGTTAATTCCTGTTGTTCTTGGTATTGCTTTTGAAGTTTTACAGCTTACAAATAAAGTGCGCGACATTCCTATTCTTCGCTACCTTGGTTATCCAGGCTTATCACTGCAATTGTTAACGACGAAAGAACCGAAGAATGACCAAGTTGAAGTCGCGATTGCATCTTTTAACAAGATGCTTGAACAAGAGCAGCTTGCAGAGGATGAAAAGAACACTCGTCATATTGGTTGA
- the mntR gene encoding transcriptional regulator MntR codes for MPTPSMEDYIEQIYLLIEEKGYARVSDIAENLAVHPSSVTKMVQKLDKDEYLIYEKYRGLVLTAKGKKIGKRLVYRHELLEDFLQIIGVQEDRIYEEVEGIEHHLSWDSIDRIGDVVQYFTEDKTRIDSLRETQKKNTQEN; via the coding sequence ATGCCGACGCCAAGTATGGAGGATTATATTGAACAAATCTATCTTTTAATAGAAGAAAAAGGATATGCCAGAGTTTCTGACATAGCTGAAAACTTGGCGGTACACCCATCCTCCGTGACAAAGATGGTGCAAAAATTAGATAAAGATGAATATCTTATCTATGAAAAATATCGCGGATTAGTTTTAACTGCAAAAGGAAAAAAGATCGGTAAACGACTTGTTTATCGCCATGAATTGCTTGAAGATTTCTTACAAATAATCGGTGTACAGGAAGACCGGATCTATGAAGAAGTGGAAGGAATTGAACACCATTTAAGCTGGGATTCGATTGATCGTATTGGTGATGTTGTTCAATATTTCACGGAAGATAAAACACGCATTGATTCATTACGAGAGACACAAAAGAAGAATACTCAAGAAAACTAA